Genomic window (Bacteroidota bacterium):
AGACCTAACGATGCGTTATCCCTTTGGAGACGGACCAGGAATTGGCATGCCGGGGATGGCAACCTCCACCTTCCAGATCACTTTCTCCAGTCCGTCGGTCACGAAAAGGGTCTTGTTTTCAGGGCCGCCAAACCGGGCGTTGTCCGTGCCAAGTCCTGGGAATTCGATGGTTTCGATGATATCTCCCCTGACGGGCTCCACCACAAAGACCCTACCGCCGCCGAAGCTTGCTATGTAAAGGTTGCCGGCCGCATCCATGCCCATGCTGTCCACACCGAACCCACCAGTGAAATAGGTGAACGCGTGGAGAAACACGTGGGATTTCCCTCCATCCAGGAGCATGGCTCTCAATAGGCGATTGGTGCCAAATTCAACGACATAGATGAACTGACCATCCGGAGAAATGAGCACGCCGTTGGGGAAAGCGAGATTTCCCATAAAGGGAATGATTTCCCCAGTCTCGCCATCGACCCGGTAAACTGCTCCGGTGCGGTTGGAAACACTCGTTCCCCAGGGATCGGAAAAATAAATGTTGCCAGCATAGTCTATGATCAGGTCGTTAGGACCATTAAACTTTTTCCCATGGTAGTCCCCCACGATGACTTCAAGCTCTTTGGTCTTGGGATCAAGCGATACGATCCCTTTGTCACGGTGCGCAATAAGCAGTTTTTGGGCCTTTTCGTCATAAATCATGCCGTTGGGGCCCATCAAGTCGTCTGGGGCACCGATGTCAAGGAACTGCTCATATGAACCGTCTGG
Coding sequences:
- a CDS encoding SMP-30/gluconolactonase/LRE family protein, coding for MKIQAGPVEKFADVPGTGLIEGPAWVPEDGHLYFVEIEAGLISRITPDGSYEQFLDIGAPDDLMGPNGMIYDEKAQKLLIAHRDKGIVSLDPKTKELEVIVGDYHGKKFNGPNDLIIDYAGNIYFSDPWGTSVSNRTGAVYRVDGETGEIIPFMGNLAFPNGVLISPDGQFIYVVEFGTNRLLRAMLLDGGKSHVFLHAFTYFTGGFGVDSMGMDAAGNLYIASFGGGRVFVVEPVRGDIIETIEFPGLGTDNARFGGPENKTLFVTDGLEKVIWKVEVAIPGMPIPGPSPKG